One part of the Ranitomeya imitator isolate aRanImi1 chromosome 10, aRanImi1.pri, whole genome shotgun sequence genome encodes these proteins:
- the LOC138651174 gene encoding galactoside alpha-(1,2)-fucosyltransferase 2-like yields the protein MKQSHLIFIFLVFIVVMNSSYWYNVHSSPRIFAENCKTRSEENASEDDSHTIGSLRGMMTILPLGRFGNQIGEYAALYALAKMNGYRAYILPEMHQELSSLFKLNLPLISKDSANRIKWKEYNINNWMCPEYRNITGENIRLKGFVYSWTFYHHIKKELLQEFIFHDFVKDETNAYLTQVRDNRTNVTFVGVHVRRGDYVKLFAQQKRGVLADKNYLQNATDYFRRKYQNPIFVVTSNGMDWCKKNINNSLGDVYFAGDGKEGSPGRDFAILAHCNHTIMTFGSFGIWAAYLAGGEAIHLTNYSAPDSSYLKYVKYEAIYLPEWIAVPADLTELLKSKGLIKK from the coding sequence ATGAAGCAAAGTCATCTGATCTTCATCTTTCTAGTATTTATAGTTGTAATGAATAGTTCCTATTGGTACAATGTTCATTCTAGCCCACGGATTTTTGCAGAAAATTGTAAGACCAGAAGTGAAGAAAATGCATCTGAAGATGATTCACATACCATCGGTTCACTGAGGGGTATGATGACTATTCTTCCCTTAGGACGATTTGGTAACCAAATAGGAGAGTATGCAGCTCTCTATGCTCTGGCAAAGATGAATGGCTATCGAGCATACATTCTGCCCGAGATGCACCAGGAGCTTTCCTCACTATTCAAGTTAAATTTGCCTTTAATTTCCAAGGACTCTGCTAATCGTataaaatggaaggagtataatATTAACAACTGGATGTGTCCCGAATACCGAAATATCACAGGGGAGAATATTAGACTCAAAGGCTTTGTCTACTCCTGGACTTTCTACCATCATATAAAGAAGGAGCTTCTCCAAGAATTTATATTCCATGACTTTGTTAAAGATGAGACTAACGCTTATCTAACACAAGTGAGGGACAATCGGACTAATGTGACCTTTGTAGGGGTTCACGTTCGTAGAGGGGACTATGTAAAACTTTTCGCTCAACAGAAGAGAGGAGTATTAGCGGACAAAAATTACCTACAGAATGCCACCGATTACTTCAGGAGGAAGTACCAGAATCCGATATTTGTGGTGACCAGTAATGGGATGGACTGGTGTAAGAAGAATATTAATAATTCCTTAGGAGATGTTTACTTTGCCGGAGATGGAAAAGAAGGTTCCCCTGGTAGGGATTTTGCAATTTTGGCCCATTGTAACCACACTATCATGACGTTTGGGTCATTTGGAATCTGGGCGGCGTACCTAGCAGGCGGTGAAGCGATTCACCTGACTAATTACAGTGCTCCTGATTCATCCTATCTAAAGTATGTCAAGTATGAAGCCATTTATCTTCCAGAATGGATTGCTGTCCCCGCAGACCTTACAGAACTATTAAAGAGCAAAGGACTTATTAAGAAATAA